One genomic region from Tenuifilum sp. 4138str encodes:
- a CDS encoding FAD:protein FMN transferase, translated as MRYLTLFTLEVLILVSCSPKKEYIKIEGFTQGTTYSITYYDSLSRDLSVQIDSILGRIDHSMSIYNDSSIISQLNSNISDSIDDLLKEVIVSSFEIYYQTDRAFDITVGPVVRAIGFGKDKTQGIDSAKVKQLLPLIGMNKIHLDGNTLKKDDSRIQIDVNAIAQGYTVDVIGKYLESNGIKHYLVEVGGEITARGKNSKGTDWVVGIDKPVESALPGENIQAKISISNGYGLATSGNYRKFIEVNGQKYAHTINPKTGFPELNSLLSATVVAPSATKADALATAFMVKGVEWSKNFVVNSNNIDAYLVYSDSLGNYLVWMNEGMKKRIIP; from the coding sequence ATGCGATATCTAACATTATTTACACTGGAAGTGCTTATTTTAGTAAGTTGCTCACCCAAAAAAGAATACATAAAAATTGAAGGCTTTACCCAAGGGACTACCTACAGTATAACCTATTACGACTCCCTTAGCCGTGATCTTTCAGTTCAAATAGATTCCATACTTGGAAGAATTGACCATTCAATGTCCATTTACAACGACAGTTCCATAATTAGCCAACTGAACAGTAATATTTCCGATAGTATTGACGATTTGCTAAAGGAAGTAATAGTAAGCTCTTTTGAAATTTACTACCAAACCGATAGGGCTTTTGACATTACAGTAGGCCCAGTTGTTAGAGCCATAGGCTTTGGCAAGGATAAAACACAAGGTATTGACTCGGCTAAAGTAAAACAGTTACTCCCTTTAATTGGGATGAACAAAATACACCTTGACGGTAATACCCTTAAAAAGGATGATAGCAGAATTCAGATTGATGTAAATGCCATAGCACAGGGCTATACGGTTGATGTAATTGGTAAGTATTTGGAGAGTAATGGTATTAAGCATTATCTTGTTGAAGTGGGTGGCGAAATTACTGCTCGCGGTAAGAATTCGAAGGGAACCGATTGGGTTGTTGGTATCGATAAGCCTGTAGAATCTGCTCTACCAGGCGAGAACATTCAAGCAAAAATATCAATTAGCAATGGCTATGGGTTAGCAACCTCAGGTAATTACCGAAAATTTATCGAGGTAAACGGACAAAAGTATGCGCACACTATCAATCCCAAAACTGGATTTCCTGAGCTGAACAGCTTGTTGAGTGCAACTGTAGTTGCACCCAGTGCTACCAAGGCCGATGCTCTGGCAACCGCATTCATGGTTAAAGGTGTTGAATGGAGCAAAAACTTTGTTGTCAACAGCAACAATATTGACGCTTACCTTGTTTACTCCGATTCGCTTGGAAATTACCTTGTTTGGATGAACGAAGGTATGAAAAAGAGAATTATACCTTAA
- a CDS encoding alpha-ketoacid dehydrogenase subunit alpha/beta, with translation MSTTKIKFSKEEILNDYYIAHLSRNISLMGRKEVLTGKAKFGIFGDGKELAQIALAKTFKEGDWRSGYYRDQTFMMAAGLFTAEEFFAQLYGQTDIELNPGNAGRTFNNHFATRSLNPDGTWKDLTKQKNSTPDISPTAGQMPRLLGLAWASKLFRNNKELWRFEQFSRKGNEVAFGTIGDASTSEGHFWETLNAAAVLQVPMVVAIWDDGYGISVPRDYQTAKGNISELVKGFEKGESDVNGIYIYRVKGWDYPALIETFTQGVERSRTEQVPVLFHVTEITQPQGHSTSGSHERYKSPERLQWEKDYDCNARFRNWIITEGYATESELNEIEAKAQADAKAARDKAWADFTNPIKKERDELIKIIDNRSCFCKREHVDKVGEITEQLKAIPNPIRKDNISAAKRILRHVCSDCSIREKLQADLTAWIERNMEDGYDRYSSHLYCETERAAWKVKGIPPVFKDDSPMVAGREILRDNWDAQFQKNPLLVIFGEDVGGIGGVNQSYEGLQKKYGEIRISDTGIRENTILGQGLGLALRGMRPVAEIQYFDYLLYALQTMSDDLATIRWRTKSGQMAPLIITTRGHRLEGVWHAGSPLSMVINSIRGVYVCVPRNMTQAAGFYNTLLEADDPALVIEPLNGYRLKEKRPENIGEYKIPLGVPEILREGSDVTLVTYGSCVRIAQEAVEQLWEFGISVELIDVQTLLPFDLPNLILDSIKKTNRIVFFDEDVPGGATAYMMQKVLEERAGYQYLDSPPKTITAREHRPAYTTDGDYFSNPNAEDVFDGIYELMHEVNPKRYPKLF, from the coding sequence ATGAGCACAACCAAAATTAAATTTAGTAAAGAAGAGATATTAAACGACTACTACATTGCCCACCTCAGCCGCAATATAAGCCTTATGGGGCGTAAGGAGGTGTTAACCGGTAAAGCAAAATTTGGAATTTTTGGCGATGGTAAAGAGCTTGCTCAAATTGCCCTTGCAAAAACCTTCAAGGAAGGCGATTGGCGTTCGGGCTACTACCGCGACCAAACCTTTATGATGGCGGCAGGACTGTTTACCGCTGAGGAGTTTTTTGCCCAGCTTTACGGTCAAACCGATATTGAACTTAACCCGGGTAATGCAGGTAGAACCTTTAACAATCATTTTGCCACCCGCAGCCTAAATCCCGATGGCACATGGAAGGATTTAACAAAGCAAAAGAATAGCACACCTGACATATCCCCTACAGCTGGCCAAATGCCCCGATTACTTGGGTTAGCCTGGGCATCAAAACTTTTCAGGAACAACAAGGAGCTTTGGCGATTTGAGCAATTTAGCCGTAAAGGGAACGAGGTTGCATTCGGTACAATTGGCGATGCCAGCACATCGGAAGGGCATTTTTGGGAAACCCTCAATGCTGCTGCAGTGCTTCAAGTTCCAATGGTTGTTGCAATCTGGGACGATGGCTATGGAATCTCTGTACCTAGGGATTACCAAACAGCTAAGGGTAATATCTCAGAACTTGTAAAAGGCTTTGAGAAAGGCGAATCCGACGTAAACGGAATATATATATACCGTGTAAAAGGTTGGGACTATCCAGCTCTGATTGAAACATTTACACAAGGAGTTGAGCGCTCAAGAACCGAACAGGTCCCTGTTCTTTTCCATGTAACGGAAATTACACAACCCCAAGGGCATTCCACATCGGGTTCGCATGAGCGGTACAAATCGCCTGAGCGCTTGCAATGGGAAAAGGATTACGACTGCAATGCACGCTTCCGGAATTGGATTATTACCGAAGGCTACGCCACCGAAAGCGAACTCAACGAAATTGAAGCTAAAGCCCAAGCCGACGCAAAAGCTGCACGGGATAAGGCGTGGGCTGATTTTACGAACCCTATCAAGAAGGAACGTGATGAACTGATTAAAATTATTGATAACCGTTCGTGTTTCTGCAAACGCGAGCACGTTGATAAGGTTGGTGAAATAACTGAACAGCTTAAGGCAATACCCAACCCCATCCGCAAGGATAACATCAGCGCAGCTAAACGCATACTCCGCCATGTTTGCTCCGATTGCAGTATACGCGAAAAACTTCAGGCCGACTTAACCGCCTGGATTGAACGCAACATGGAAGATGGTTACGACAGGTACAGCTCACATCTTTACTGCGAGACCGAACGAGCCGCATGGAAAGTAAAAGGAATTCCCCCAGTTTTCAAGGATGATTCACCTATGGTTGCCGGACGTGAAATACTTCGCGACAACTGGGATGCCCAGTTTCAGAAAAATCCCCTTTTGGTTATTTTTGGTGAGGATGTTGGAGGAATTGGAGGCGTAAACCAATCGTACGAAGGATTACAAAAGAAGTATGGGGAAATTCGCATAAGCGATACAGGAATTAGAGAGAATACCATACTGGGGCAAGGGCTTGGCTTAGCCCTCAGGGGAATGCGTCCTGTAGCTGAAATTCAGTACTTTGACTACCTCCTGTATGCGCTCCAAACCATGAGCGACGACCTGGCCACCATACGGTGGAGAACAAAAAGTGGCCAAATGGCACCCCTTATTATTACAACCCGGGGCCATAGGCTCGAAGGAGTTTGGCATGCTGGCTCACCTTTAAGCATGGTTATCAACTCAATCAGGGGTGTTTACGTTTGTGTTCCTCGCAATATGACTCAGGCTGCCGGCTTTTACAACACCCTACTCGAAGCGGATGACCCAGCATTGGTAATTGAACCCTTGAATGGCTACCGCTTAAAGGAAAAACGACCCGAAAATATTGGTGAGTATAAGATTCCACTGGGAGTTCCCGAGATTCTTCGCGAGGGTTCCGATGTTACACTGGTTACCTATGGCAGTTGCGTTCGTATAGCCCAGGAAGCCGTTGAACAGCTTTGGGAGTTTGGAATTTCTGTTGAACTGATAGATGTTCAAACACTCTTACCTTTCGATTTACCCAACCTAATTCTCGATTCAATAAAGAAAACAAACCGAATTGTATTCTTTGACGAGGATGTTCCTGGAGGTGCAACGGCCTACATGATGCAAAAGGTACTTGAAGAGAGGGCAGGATACCAATACCTCGATTCTCCCCCAAAAACAATTACAGCGCGTGAGCATCGTCCAGCCTATACAACCGATGGCGACTACTTCTCGAATCCCAATGCCGAGGATGTTTTTGATGGAATATACGAATTGATGCACGAAGTTAACCCCAAACGCTACCCTAAACTATTCTAA
- the nhaC gene encoding Na+/H+ antiporter NhaC, whose product MIKQPKLILGIIPIAFLILFLTLNVIYFGDETLSGANQIALLLASTIGSAIAIHLGYKWSYIRQIIVKTIGSAMPSILILMLIGALAGTWMISGVVPTLIYYGLKILHPKIFLFATVVISALVSLATGSSWSTVATMGVALLGIGNALGFDHAIIAGAIVSGAYFGDKMSPLSDTTNLAPAMAGTDLFTHVKYMTITTIPSLTITLIIFLVIGLRFEPQGVVDVQATMNTLTSTFNITPWLLLVPIFLIVVIVKKTPPLPSIMFGVLLGGVFALIFQPHIVEQVSGVTDNYPEAGYIAVMKSMFGKVTIDSGDAQMNELLTTRGMAGMMNTIWLIITAMIFGGVMESAGLLVKITETIIRFAKSTASLVASVVTSCLFFNVTASDQYISIVVPGRMFAKTFRKRGYKPELLSRTLEDSGTVTSVLIPWNTCGATQAAVLGVPTFSYAPYAFFNIISPFMSVFIATIGFKIRRFTPEDMQEIEREDENSPVELKFEQE is encoded by the coding sequence ATGATAAAGCAACCAAAACTCATTCTTGGCATTATTCCCATTGCATTTCTGATTCTTTTTCTCACTTTGAATGTGATTTACTTTGGCGATGAGACGCTATCGGGAGCTAACCAAATAGCATTGCTGCTTGCTTCAACTATAGGTTCCGCTATTGCTATTCATTTGGGCTATAAGTGGAGTTACATTAGGCAAATCATTGTAAAGACCATAGGATCGGCCATGCCCTCAATACTAATTCTTATGCTGATTGGTGCACTGGCAGGTACATGGATGATTAGTGGCGTTGTTCCTACACTAATATATTACGGTTTAAAAATCCTTCATCCCAAAATATTTTTGTTTGCTACGGTTGTTATTTCTGCATTAGTTTCACTAGCAACGGGGAGTTCTTGGTCTACAGTAGCCACCATGGGGGTGGCCTTGCTTGGAATTGGCAATGCGCTAGGCTTTGATCATGCCATAATTGCTGGCGCGATAGTATCGGGAGCCTATTTTGGCGACAAAATGTCACCTTTGAGCGATACCACTAACCTGGCTCCAGCTATGGCTGGAACTGACCTATTTACGCATGTAAAGTATATGACCATTACAACAATTCCTTCATTAACAATCACCCTTATCATTTTTCTGGTTATAGGACTTAGGTTTGAGCCACAAGGCGTTGTTGATGTTCAAGCCACAATGAATACTCTAACCTCTACCTTCAACATTACCCCATGGCTTTTGCTTGTACCCATCTTTTTGATTGTGGTAATTGTTAAGAAAACGCCTCCATTGCCGTCAATTATGTTTGGTGTTTTACTTGGTGGTGTTTTTGCTTTAATTTTTCAACCTCACATAGTTGAGCAGGTATCAGGAGTTACAGATAACTACCCGGAGGCCGGCTATATAGCAGTGATGAAAAGCATGTTTGGAAAAGTAACAATCGATTCGGGCGATGCTCAAATGAACGAGTTGCTTACAACGCGCGGCATGGCAGGTATGATGAATACCATTTGGCTTATTATAACAGCAATGATTTTTGGTGGTGTTATGGAATCGGCAGGTTTGCTGGTGAAGATAACTGAAACAATAATTAGGTTTGCTAAATCAACTGCAAGCCTGGTGGCCTCGGTTGTTACTAGCTGCCTATTCTTCAACGTTACAGCATCGGACCAGTACATTTCCATTGTAGTTCCCGGCCGAATGTTTGCTAAAACATTCCGAAAAAGGGGGTATAAACCAGAACTACTAAGCAGAACGCTGGAGGACTCTGGAACGGTTACATCGGTGCTTATCCCATGGAATACTTGTGGTGCAACCCAAGCCGCTGTGCTTGGTGTTCCAACTTTTAGCTATGCACCCTATGCATTCTTCAATATTATTAGCCCCTTTATGAGTGTGTTTATTGCTACAATCGGGTTTAAGATAAGAAGATTCACTCCTGAGGATATGCAGGAAATAGAGCGAGAAGACGAGAACTCGCCAGTAGAGTTAAAGTTCGAACAGGAATAA
- a CDS encoding YqgE/AlgH family protein, translating into MAKGKEIDINLFDIKFKQIPPKSGRVLIAQPSLNDPFFKRTVIYLVEHDANGCMGFIVNRKLNISLSDILVDFPDVDVNVSVGGPVSPETINFLHTFGDLIPNSYPLGNGIYMNGDINALKSLAIAGKVNAKNLRIFIGYSGWGPKQLENEIKEKSWVVANFAPADVMKGVYDNWYFAVQQLGEKFKVWTIYPENPSLN; encoded by the coding sequence ATGGCAAAAGGAAAAGAAATCGATATCAACCTGTTTGATATTAAGTTCAAACAAATTCCACCTAAATCCGGCAGAGTGCTAATTGCCCAGCCATCCCTGAACGATCCGTTCTTTAAGCGGACGGTAATCTACCTGGTTGAACACGATGCAAATGGCTGTATGGGATTTATTGTAAACCGCAAGCTAAACATCAGCCTTAGCGATATATTGGTCGATTTTCCGGATGTTGATGTGAACGTGTCGGTTGGCGGACCGGTTAGCCCTGAAACCATTAATTTCCTGCACACCTTTGGCGATCTGATACCAAATTCATACCCCCTGGGAAATGGAATTTACATGAATGGCGATATCAACGCATTAAAATCGCTTGCCATTGCCGGTAAGGTAAACGCCAAGAATTTAAGAATTTTTATTGGTTACTCTGGCTGGGGGCCAAAGCAGTTGGAGAATGAGATAAAGGAAAAGTCATGGGTAGTGGCTAATTTTGCGCCAGCCGATGTAATGAAAGGGGTTTACGATAACTGGTACTTTGCCGTTCAGCAACTGGGCGAAAAGTTTAAGGTATGGACTATATATCCTGAAAATCCATCGCTAAACTAA
- a CDS encoding aminotransferase class IV: MTQNAYIWYNGEFHRADSLVLAVSNRAFRYGDGLFETIHCYGTEPYHLELHYERLTKGLQILEIEKPSSISKVKLGEVITKLLNKNRHFGSTRVRVSVFRNGKGLYTPESSDASIIVESQPLDFKFYAYNQQGLIVDVYPDIKKSVNILSTVKSCNALLYVKAGLYRKRNLLDECIILNEFGRVAETISSNVFVVKRGEIFTPGLTEGCIPGIMRRVVINLARSLGYKVFDDVALNTKVFSTCDELFITNAISGIRWVLGLGSNRYFNTVSRHLSVELNKATFKDLV; the protein is encoded by the coding sequence ATGACTCAAAATGCTTACATATGGTATAATGGCGAGTTTCATCGTGCCGATAGTTTGGTATTGGCCGTTTCAAACCGGGCTTTCCGATACGGCGATGGTCTGTTTGAAACAATTCATTGTTACGGAACAGAGCCTTACCATCTGGAATTACATTATGAAAGGTTGACCAAAGGATTACAAATTCTAGAGATTGAAAAACCCTCTTCCATATCAAAAGTTAAGCTTGGGGAGGTAATCACCAAGTTACTCAATAAGAATCGCCATTTTGGGAGTACCCGAGTAAGGGTTTCAGTTTTTAGAAATGGGAAGGGGCTTTACACACCCGAAAGTAGCGATGCATCAATTATTGTGGAGAGTCAGCCCCTAGACTTTAAGTTTTACGCTTACAACCAACAAGGTTTAATAGTAGATGTATACCCGGATATTAAAAAATCGGTAAATATTCTATCAACAGTAAAAAGTTGTAACGCCTTACTTTACGTGAAAGCGGGACTTTACAGGAAAAGAAATTTACTCGATGAGTGCATTATTCTCAACGAGTTTGGGCGGGTAGCTGAGACTATTTCATCGAATGTTTTTGTTGTTAAGAGAGGCGAGATATTTACACCAGGGCTTACGGAGGGGTGTATTCCGGGAATTATGCGCAGGGTTGTAATAAACCTTGCCCGCAGCTTAGGGTATAAAGTTTTTGATGATGTAGCCCTAAACACCAAGGTTTTCAGCACATGCGATGAGCTCTTTATTACAAACGCAATTAGTGGAATCCGTTGGGTTCTTGGACTTGGGAGCAATCGTTACTTTAACACTGTGTCCAGGCACCTCAGCGTTGAGTTAAATAAAGCAACCTTTAAGGATTTAGTTTAG
- a CDS encoding NUDIX hydrolase produces the protein MQAEAHIIIHPDGLDASVLQLVAIVSCMNGNWLWVRNKNRNTWELPGGHIEPGELPVEAANRELFEETGAIRYSIKQLFDYTVRLDGAVSYGRMFYAEITELGALPQSEIGEVKAFNSIPENLTYKRVQPRLFKMAIEYLKG, from the coding sequence ATGCAAGCCGAGGCGCACATCATTATACACCCCGATGGTTTAGATGCAAGTGTTTTGCAGCTGGTAGCTATTGTTAGTTGCATGAATGGGAATTGGCTATGGGTGCGTAATAAAAACCGTAATACTTGGGAACTGCCAGGAGGTCATATTGAACCGGGCGAATTGCCCGTAGAGGCTGCAAATAGGGAACTTTTTGAGGAAACAGGAGCAATTCGATACTCCATAAAGCAACTATTTGATTATACAGTGCGGCTCGATGGGGCCGTATCCTATGGGCGAATGTTTTACGCCGAAATAACAGAACTTGGAGCTTTACCCCAAAGTGAAATTGGGGAAGTAAAAGCATTTAACAGCATCCCTGAAAATTTAACCTACAAAAGGGTGCAACCCCGTCTTTTTAAAATGGCGATTGAATACCTAAAAGGATAG
- a CDS encoding rhomboid family intramembrane serine protease: MTYIIIAITAIVSFAAFGNSILFQRLLLNPYIVFKRNEWYRLISHAFVHANFLHLFVNMIVLLSFGRYVESILKQLQSIGSIGMHQVHFLILYLGAAIVSSLTTLRKHKNDPYYQSVGASGAVSAIVFFSIFFSPLEKLYLMAIIPIPGIVFAIAYLFYSNYMSRKGGDNINHDAHFVGAVFGFIYPILIDPKLFFFFLKQLGL; this comes from the coding sequence ATGACCTATATAATCATTGCTATTACCGCTATTGTTTCTTTTGCTGCATTTGGAAACAGCATCCTATTTCAACGGTTACTGCTTAACCCATACATAGTATTTAAGCGGAATGAGTGGTATAGGTTGATTTCGCATGCTTTTGTTCATGCCAATTTTTTACACCTATTTGTAAATATGATAGTGTTGCTATCGTTTGGCAGGTATGTGGAATCAATATTAAAGCAACTACAATCTATTGGTAGCATTGGTATGCACCAGGTTCACTTTCTCATTCTCTACCTTGGTGCAGCAATAGTTTCATCGTTAACCACGCTGAGAAAGCATAAGAACGACCCATACTACCAGAGCGTAGGTGCATCTGGTGCTGTCTCGGCTATTGTGTTTTTCAGCATTTTCTTTAGTCCTCTGGAAAAGCTTTACCTTATGGCTATTATACCAATTCCTGGAATTGTGTTTGCCATTGCTTACCTTTTTTACTCAAACTACATGAGCCGTAAGGGAGGCGATAATATAAATCACGATGCACACTTTGTAGGTGCGGTATTCGGATTCATTTACCCAATCCTTATCGACCCAAAACTGTTTTTTTTCTTTTTAAAGCAGTTGGGGCTATAG
- the holA gene encoding DNA polymerase III subunit delta: protein MAKQSQTVETFQNILQELKNKIYKPIYFLTGDEPYFIDKIAEYIEDNVLSSSEKAFNQTVVYGRDISAADIINAARRFPMMSNYQVVIVKEAQNVRNLSDLEIYLKTPLNSTILVVCHKIASDGKKSSDKLSGVVKLAKQKGIYFESKKFYDYQIPDWIVGYLKDKGIKIDPLAANLLTEFVGNDLSRLAHELDKLAIILPADSKLIQAADIERNIGISRDFNRFELTKALGEMNFARAMRIADHFARNPNANPFVLTITAIYQYFIKILKYHFLADKSKASVAKELGVNEFFVAEYERAAKRYSPSRCVSIIHWLSEYDMRSKGVNNGSTDHGELLRELIYLIVFGK, encoded by the coding sequence ATGGCCAAGCAGAGTCAGACAGTTGAAACGTTTCAAAATATTCTTCAGGAGCTGAAGAATAAGATATATAAACCCATTTACTTTCTGACCGGCGATGAACCATACTTTATCGACAAGATTGCTGAGTACATTGAGGACAATGTGCTCAGCAGTTCCGAGAAAGCCTTCAACCAGACCGTGGTTTATGGTCGGGATATTTCTGCTGCCGATATTATCAACGCGGCACGTCGCTTTCCAATGATGTCCAACTACCAGGTAGTAATTGTTAAGGAAGCGCAGAACGTGCGTAACCTATCCGATTTGGAGATCTACCTTAAAACTCCGCTGAATTCAACAATACTGGTAGTTTGTCACAAAATAGCCAGCGATGGCAAGAAATCATCCGATAAGCTCTCAGGGGTTGTAAAGCTTGCAAAGCAAAAGGGGATTTACTTTGAATCAAAAAAGTTTTACGACTACCAAATTCCCGATTGGATTGTTGGATACCTTAAGGATAAAGGTATTAAAATTGACCCACTTGCGGCAAACCTACTAACCGAGTTTGTTGGTAACGATTTGAGCCGCTTGGCCCATGAACTTGATAAGCTAGCAATTATACTTCCTGCTGATAGCAAACTGATTCAGGCCGCAGATATTGAGCGAAACATTGGTATAAGCCGTGATTTTAACCGTTTTGAACTAACCAAGGCGCTTGGCGAGATGAACTTTGCCCGAGCCATGCGCATTGCCGACCACTTTGCACGGAATCCCAATGCCAATCCTTTTGTGTTGACCATTACTGCTATTTACCAGTATTTCATCAAAATACTAAAGTATCACTTTTTAGCTGACAAGTCAAAAGCATCAGTGGCCAAGGAGTTGGGTGTAAACGAGTTTTTTGTTGCTGAGTACGAGAGGGCAGCCAAACGATACAGCCCATCGCGCTGTGTAAGTATTATACACTGGCTCAGCGAGTACGATATGCGGTCAAAGGGTGTTAATAACGGTTCAACCGACCATGGCGAACTGCTGCGGGAACTAATTTACCTTATAGTATTCGGGAAATGA
- a CDS encoding AMP nucleosidase: protein MKTKEEIVENWLPRYTGQALEDFGSHILLTNFRGYLEFFASYFNVPIVNPNANMPCATANGITMIDFGMGSPNAATIMDLLSAVKPKAVLFLGKCGGLKKKNNVGDFILPIAAIRHEGTSNDYMPPEVPALPAFTLQRVVSSTIRNHNRDYWTGTVVTTNRRVWEYDDNFKEYLRRTRAMAIDMETATIFTVGFYNEIPTGALLLVTDQPMISEGVKTAESDQKVNSLFVEEQIKIGIESLTRLINNSESVKHLRF from the coding sequence ATGAAGACAAAAGAAGAAATTGTTGAGAACTGGTTACCAAGGTATACCGGGCAAGCACTTGAGGATTTTGGTTCCCATATTCTTTTAACCAACTTTAGGGGATACCTTGAATTCTTTGCTAGTTACTTTAATGTGCCCATTGTTAATCCAAATGCCAACATGCCCTGTGCCACTGCAAATGGTATAACCATGATCGATTTTGGCATGGGTAGTCCCAATGCTGCAACTATAATGGATTTGTTAAGCGCCGTAAAACCCAAAGCGGTACTTTTCCTTGGAAAATGTGGAGGCCTGAAAAAGAAGAACAACGTAGGCGATTTTATACTACCCATTGCAGCCATAAGGCACGAAGGAACCTCAAACGACTATATGCCCCCTGAGGTTCCCGCTTTGCCAGCATTTACGCTACAGCGTGTAGTTTCCTCAACCATTCGTAACCACAACCGCGATTACTGGACAGGTACTGTAGTTACCACAAACCGAAGGGTTTGGGAGTACGACGATAATTTCAAGGAGTACCTTCGCCGTACCCGTGCAATGGCAATTGATATGGAAACCGCAACCATTTTTACGGTTGGTTTCTATAATGAAATTCCTACCGGGGCACTTCTGCTGGTTACTGACCAACCCATGATTTCGGAAGGGGTTAAAACCGCTGAAAGCGATCAGAAGGTAAATTCACTCTTTGTTGAGGAGCAGATAAAGATTGGCATTGAATCATTAACCCGTTTGATAAACAACAGCGAATCGGTAAAGCACCTACGTTTTTAG
- a CDS encoding type I restriction enzyme HsdR N-terminal domain-containing protein, with translation MSTVNGGSLNFPAYQFRVKQENGNRYIFDVIRKKFIALTPEEWVRQHLLSYLITDLNLPVGLIGVEVSFSFNGVNHRADVVVYNRKGEPILLAECKAPNVEITNEVVDQICRYNYALNAEYLLVTNGLKHLILWLSEGKGWITLDGFPELRNKI, from the coding sequence ATGAGCACAGTTAACGGAGGTTCACTTAACTTTCCTGCCTACCAGTTCCGGGTAAAACAGGAAAATGGTAACCGTTACATTTTTGATGTAATCCGAAAAAAATTCATTGCACTTACCCCTGAAGAATGGGTTCGTCAGCATTTACTTAGCTACCTGATAACCGATTTAAACTTACCAGTAGGATTGATAGGTGTTGAGGTAAGTTTCTCATTCAATGGCGTAAACCATAGGGCCGATGTTGTAGTCTATAACCGAAAAGGCGAGCCAATACTACTTGCGGAATGTAAAGCACCTAACGTGGAAATTACCAACGAGGTTGTTGATCAGATATGCAGGTATAACTATGCGCTGAATGCCGAATATTTGTTGGTAACTAACGGGTTAAAGCATTTAATTTTGTGGCTTTCTGAGGGAAAAGGATGGATAACCCTAGATGGCTTCCCTGAGCTAAGGAATAAAATATAA